The following are from one region of the Numenius arquata unplaced genomic scaffold, bNumArq3.hap1.1 HAP1_SCAFFOLD_1252, whole genome shotgun sequence genome:
- the ILK gene encoding scaffold protein ILK isoform X1, whose translation MDDIFTQCREGNAVAVRLWLDNTENDLNQGDDHGFSPLHWACREGRSNVVDMLIMRGARINVMNRGDDTPLHLAASHGHRDIVQKLMQFKADINAVNEHGNAPLHYACFWGHDQVAEDLVGSGALVSIANKYGETPIDKAKTPLREVLKERAEKLGQSLTKIPYKDTFWKGTTRTRPRNGTLNKLAGIDFKQLSLSQKLNENQSGELWKGRWQGNDIVIKMLKIRDWTTRKSRDFNEEYPKLRIFSHPNVLPVLGACQAPPAPHPVIISHWMPYGSLYNVLHEGTNFVVDQMQAVKFAFDIARGMAFLHTLEPLIPRHHLNSRSIMIDEDMTARISMADVKFSFQCPGRMYAPAWVAPEALQKKPEEINRRSADMWSFAVLLWELVTREVPFADLSNMEIGMKVALEGLRPTIPPGISPHICKLMKICMNEDPAKRPKFDMIVPILEKMQEK comes from the exons ATGGACGACATCTTCACGCAGTGCCGGGAGGGCAACGCGGTGGCCGTGCGCCTGTGGCTGGACAACACCGAGAACGACCTCAACCAGGG GGATGACCACGGCTTCAGCCCCCTGCACTGGGCTTGCCGCGAGGGCCGCTCCAACGTGGTGGACATGCTCATCATGCGGGGGGCTCGCATCAACGTCATGAACCGGGGGGACGACACCCCCCTGCACCTGGCGGCCAGCCACGGCCACCGCGACATCGTACAGAAG ctgATGCAGTTCAAGGCGGACATCAACGCGGTGAACGAGCACGGGAACGCGCCGCTGCACTACGCCTGCTTCTGGGGGCACGACCAGGTGGCCGAG gACCTGGTGGGCAGCGGGGCCCTGGTCAGCATCGCTAACAAGTACGGGGAGACACCCATCGACAAGGCCAAGACGCCGCTGAGGGAGGTCTTGAAAG AGCGCGCCGAGAAGCTGGGGCAGAGCCTCACCAAGATTCCCTACAAGGACACCTTCTGGAAGGGGACCACCCGCACGCGCCCCA GGAACGGGACCCTCAACAAACTGGCTGGAATAGACTTCAAACAGCTGAGCCTGAGCCAAAAACTCAACGAGAACCAGTCGGGAGAG CTGTGGAAGGGGCGCTGGCAGGGGAACGACATCGTCATCAAAATGCTGAAAATCCGGGACTGGACCACTCGGAAGAGCCGGGACTTCAACGAGGAGTACCCCAAGCTgcg GATCTTCTCTCACCCCAacgtgctgccggtgctgggcgcCTGCCAGGCCCCCCCGGCGCCGCACCCCGTCATCATCAGCCACTGGATGCCCTACGGCTCCCTCTACAACGTGCTGCACGAGGGGACAA ACTTCGTGGTGGACCAGATGCAGGCGGTGAAATTCGCCTTCGACATCGCGCGGGGCATGGCCTTCCTGCACACGCTGGAGCCCCTCATCCCGCGCCACCACCTCAACAGCCGCAGCATCATG atCGACGAGGACATGACGGCGCGGATCAGCATGGCCGACGTGAAGTTCTCCTTCCAGTGCCCGGGCAGGATGTACGCGCCCGCCTGGGTGGCCCCCGAAG ccctgcagaagaAGCCGGAGGAGATCAACCGGCGCTCGGCCGACATGTGGAGCTTCGCggtgctgctgtgggagctgGTGACGCGCGAGGTGCCCTTCGCCGACCTCTCCAACATGGAGATCGGCAtgaag GTGGCCCTGGAGGGGCTGCGCCCCACCATCCCCCCCGGCATCTCCCCCCACATCTGCAAGCTGATGAAGATCTGCATGAACGAGGACCCGGCCAAGCGCCCCAAGTTCGACATGATCGTGCCCATCCTGGAGAAGATGCAGGAGAAGTAG
- the ILK gene encoding scaffold protein ILK isoform X2, producing MDDIFTQCREGNAVAVRLWLDNTENDLNQGDDHGFSPLHWACREGRSNVVDMLIMRGARINVMNRGDDTPLHLAASHGHRDIVQKLMQFKADINAVNEHGNAPLHYACFWGHDQVAESAPRSWGRASPRFPTRTPSGRGPPARAPLWKGRWQGNDIVIKMLKIRDWTTRKSRDFNEEYPKLRIFSHPNVLPVLGACQAPPAPHPVIISHWMPYGSLYNVLHEGTNFVVDQMQAVKFAFDIARGMAFLHTLEPLIPRHHLNSRSIMIDEDMTARISMADVKFSFQCPGRMYAPAWVAPEALQKKPEEINRRSADMWSFAVLLWELVTREVPFADLSNMEIGMKVALEGLRPTIPPGISPHICKLMKICMNEDPAKRPKFDMIVPILEKMQEK from the exons ATGGACGACATCTTCACGCAGTGCCGGGAGGGCAACGCGGTGGCCGTGCGCCTGTGGCTGGACAACACCGAGAACGACCTCAACCAGGG GGATGACCACGGCTTCAGCCCCCTGCACTGGGCTTGCCGCGAGGGCCGCTCCAACGTGGTGGACATGCTCATCATGCGGGGGGCTCGCATCAACGTCATGAACCGGGGGGACGACACCCCCCTGCACCTGGCGGCCAGCCACGGCCACCGCGACATCGTACAGAAG ctgATGCAGTTCAAGGCGGACATCAACGCGGTGAACGAGCACGGGAACGCGCCGCTGCACTACGCCTGCTTCTGGGGGCACGACCAGGTGGCCGAG AGCGCGCCGAGAAGCTGGGGCAGAGCCTCACCAAGATTCCCTACAAGGACACCTTCTGGAAGGGGACCACCCGCACGCGCCCCA CTGTGGAAGGGGCGCTGGCAGGGGAACGACATCGTCATCAAAATGCTGAAAATCCGGGACTGGACCACTCGGAAGAGCCGGGACTTCAACGAGGAGTACCCCAAGCTgcg GATCTTCTCTCACCCCAacgtgctgccggtgctgggcgcCTGCCAGGCCCCCCCGGCGCCGCACCCCGTCATCATCAGCCACTGGATGCCCTACGGCTCCCTCTACAACGTGCTGCACGAGGGGACAA ACTTCGTGGTGGACCAGATGCAGGCGGTGAAATTCGCCTTCGACATCGCGCGGGGCATGGCCTTCCTGCACACGCTGGAGCCCCTCATCCCGCGCCACCACCTCAACAGCCGCAGCATCATG atCGACGAGGACATGACGGCGCGGATCAGCATGGCCGACGTGAAGTTCTCCTTCCAGTGCCCGGGCAGGATGTACGCGCCCGCCTGGGTGGCCCCCGAAG ccctgcagaagaAGCCGGAGGAGATCAACCGGCGCTCGGCCGACATGTGGAGCTTCGCggtgctgctgtgggagctgGTGACGCGCGAGGTGCCCTTCGCCGACCTCTCCAACATGGAGATCGGCAtgaag GTGGCCCTGGAGGGGCTGCGCCCCACCATCCCCCCCGGCATCTCCCCCCACATCTGCAAGCTGATGAAGATCTGCATGAACGAGGACCCGGCCAAGCGCCCCAAGTTCGACATGATCGTGCCCATCCTGGAGAAGATGCAGGAGAAGTAG